The Haloplanus sp. GDY1 genomic sequence GGGCGATGGGCGGCTACACGTACAGTGCCGGGTTCGGCGAGGGCGACGCGTGGTTCGTCACGCCGCTGTTCGACGCCGAGTCGGGCGAACCCCTCGCCCTCCTCGACGGCGCGAGCATGAACCCGTTCAAGACCGGCGCCGCGGGCGCCGTCGGCGTCGACGCCCTCGCCCGCCCGGACGCCTCGGCGGTCGCCGTGTTCGGCGCCGGCGCGCAGGCCCGCGGGCAGTTGCGCGCGATCGACACCGTCAGGGACGTCGAGACCGTCTGGGTGTACTCGCCGACCAAGTCCAGCCGCGAGGCCTTCGCCGGCGAGATGGACCGCTACCTCGACGCCAGCGTGGCCGCCGTCTCCTCCAGCGCCGCCGCCGTCGAGGGTGCCGACGTGGTCGTCACCGCTACCGACTCCCCCGAACCGGTGTTCGACGGCGACCTGCTCGAACCCGGCACGCACGTCACCGCCATGGGCCAGTACCACCCCGAGAAGCGCGAACTCGACGACCGGACGGTCGCGCGGTCGACCTACGTGATCGACCTCCGCGGTCGACTCACCCGGGACGCCGGGGCGTACATGCACGCCGTCGAGTCCGGAGCCGTCGAGGCGGACCACTGCCACGCCGAACTCGGCGAGGTGGTCGCCGGCGAGGCGCCGGGCCGCACCGACGAGGAGGAGATCACCGTCTTCGACAGCGGCGGGACGGGCATCGAGACGACGGCGGCCGCCGCGATGCTCTACGAGAAGGCGCGCGAGGAGGGGCTGGGCCAGGAACTCCCCTTCGCGCCCGCGAGCGAGGCGCTCACCGGCCGGGAGTAGTCAGCGCGGCCGAGCGAGGATCCCGCCGCCGACGAGACAGCACAGCGCGACGACGCCCACCGTGAACAGGGTGTCGACCCCGATGACGCCCAGCAGGACCGCCGCCGCGCTTCCGACGAACAGGAGGCTCGCGAGGCCGAGAAACGCCTGTCCGGCGAGTCGGGAGCGTCGCATCACTCCAGTCGGTATCGCAACAGCGCCGCGATTCCCCCGAGGTTCTTCAGTCGCTGTCCCGGTTCGAACTCGCCGGAGAAGACGACGACGTCGCCGCCCTGGCGCTCCACCGACGTGATGACCTCGTCGGCGTCGACGTCCCAGTCGCCGCGCCCCCCGCGCTCCTCGCGCAGTCGGTCGTCGAGGACCAACAGCGTCTCGACGGCGCCGTACTCGGCGGCCTCGGCGACCGCTTCCGGGCCGTAGGTCGCCTTCTCGCCCGTCGCCATCCGCTCGGTCAACTCGTCGATGAGTTCGGCCTCGCGGGCGATGCGCGTCTCGGCCTGGACGTCCTCGACCGCCCCCCGCTTCAGCACCTCGTGGACGCCCCGGTCGCCCACGCCCGAGGTGTCGACGGTGGACGTCTTCTCGGCCACCTCGGGGAACTCCTCCTCGAAGTGATCCAGGGCGTCGCCCTTCGTGAACCCGGGTCCGGCGAGGATGATCGCGTCGGGGTCGAGGTGGTCGAGCGCCTCGCCCAGTTCCGCGAACAGTTCCGAGCGGGGGCGGGCGTACTCCCCCTTGCCCGTCGGCCGGGTGAACGAGGCGTACTCCTCGGTGCCGTACTGGGCGACGGTGTGGACGTGTGCCTCCCCCTCCTCGACCGTCGCGATGGCGACGTCGGGGTTCTCGGCCGCCGCCTCCGCCTCCTCGATGCGCTCCATCTGGTCCGGCTTGAAACGTTTCTCGATCGTCAGCTCGTCGTGTTCCTCGACGTTCAGCGTGTGGTGATGTCCCAGTTGGTCCTCCCGGGAGCAGCCGACGATGACGCCGCCCACGCGCAGGCGGTTGGCGAAGCGCGCGAACTCCACGTCCTCCACCTCCAGCGTGACGTGGATGTGTTCGCGCTCGCCGCCGGTGTCGCGCATCTGGTCGTCGTCGCGCTGGATGCGTCGGCTCGTGTCCCCCGCCACCTCGTCGCCGGGTTCGAGGACGTACGACAGGTGCCAGAGGTCGTCGACGTTCTCGGGGACGACCGTCAGCCGGGTCCGTCCCTCCTCGCCGCGACCACGGCTCTGGATTCGCATACCGAACGCTCGCCGCCCACGGCCACATACCTTGCCATTCGACCTCGTTCTCCGCCGAAAAAGTCGCTCCGTCCCGATCAGATGGCGGGCCGCTCCGCCCCCGTCTCGCCGTCGTCGTCGTGGACCGTCAGCCCGCGAGTGTCGCCCCAGGCGTGCCCGACGATGTAGTACGCCGCGACGACCGCGTAGAAGCTCACGAACGCCCCGACGAACGTCCCGAGCAGCGGCACGACGCTGAGGAGGCCGGTGACGACCCCCGCGCCGAGGAGGACGGCAAAGCCCAGCAGCCACCCCGTCGCGTAGGTCCCCGAGGTGAGGACGGGACGCAGGTCACCGACCGCGAAGCCGGCCCGGACCGACCCCGACTCGGCGTAGTTGGCGACCGCCGCGGGGACGACGTAGGCCGCAAGTAGGCCGACGACGAGGGCGAGCAGGCCGCCCACCAGCGTCACGCCCCCGACGAGCAGGCCGCTTCGGGGCCCCGGCCCGGCGATCAGCGCCGCGAACGCGGCCGTCAGGCCGATCAGCAGGCCGGGGACGATCCCGTAGACGAACGCGATGGCGACGGCGTAGAGGCCGTCGCGCCCGAGGTCACCCCAGTCCTCGAACCGTGGCGGCGCGTCGTCGCCGTGCATCGTCGCCCGCAGGACGCGAACGAGATAGCCCGCGACGAACACGACGGGAACGAGCAGGAACCCGAAGAACGTCAGGAGGCCGCCGATCAGGACCGTCTTTACCCAGTCGTCGCTCGTGCGCAGGTAGGTGAGTGATTCGTTGATCATGGTGGCGAGCAGGACGGACCGATCCGCGGTTGCTCGGACATATAACGCGTCTGATGGTATTAAAGATACCCCGACTGACAGTCGCTCGCTCCCCGCGGCGTCGACGGGGTGGTCGGCTCACTCCGCCGGCACGTTTCGAAGCCCGTCCCGGAGGTAGAGGACGGACTCGTAGCGGTCGGCCTTCTCCTTCGACAGCGCGGTCAGGAGCACGTCGTCCAGCGCCTCCGGCACGTCGGCCACCGCGCTCGGCGGCGTCGGCTCCTCGTGCAGGACGCGGTGCATCGCCTTCGCCGGCTTGCCCTCGAACGGCGGTTCGCCGGTGAACAGCTCGTACAGCACGGCGCCCAACTGGTAGACGTCCGTGACGTCGTCGGCCTCGC encodes the following:
- a CDS encoding ornithine cyclodeaminase family protein; this encodes MTDALFLSSEAVAGLATPAEYVDAVREGYRQRGAGAPAEPRTALYNEEPPGLFTSYAAVLPDTGAMGGYTYSAGFGEGDAWFVTPLFDAESGEPLALLDGASMNPFKTGAAGAVGVDALARPDASAVAVFGAGAQARGQLRAIDTVRDVETVWVYSPTKSSREAFAGEMDRYLDASVAAVSSSAAAVEGADVVVTATDSPEPVFDGDLLEPGTHVTAMGQYHPEKRELDDRTVARSTYVIDLRGRLTRDAGAYMHAVESGAVEADHCHAELGEVVAGEAPGRTDEEEITVFDSGGTGIETTAAAAMLYEKAREEGLGQELPFAPASEALTGRE
- a CDS encoding DUF4013 domain-containing protein translates to MINESLTYLRTSDDWVKTVLIGGLLTFFGFLLVPVVFVAGYLVRVLRATMHGDDAPPRFEDWGDLGRDGLYAVAIAFVYGIVPGLLIGLTAAFAALIAGPGPRSGLLVGGVTLVGGLLALVVGLLAAYVVPAAVANYAESGSVRAGFAVGDLRPVLTSGTYATGWLLGFAVLLGAGVVTGLLSVVPLLGTFVGAFVSFYAVVAAYYIVGHAWGDTRGLTVHDDDGETGAERPAI
- a CDS encoding mRNA surveillance protein pelota, encoding MRIQSRGRGEEGRTRLTVVPENVDDLWHLSYVLEPGDEVAGDTSRRIQRDDDQMRDTGGEREHIHVTLEVEDVEFARFANRLRVGGVIVGCSREDQLGHHHTLNVEEHDELTIEKRFKPDQMERIEEAEAAAENPDVAIATVEEGEAHVHTVAQYGTEEYASFTRPTGKGEYARPRSELFAELGEALDHLDPDAIILAGPGFTKGDALDHFEEEFPEVAEKTSTVDTSGVGDRGVHEVLKRGAVEDVQAETRIAREAELIDELTERMATGEKATYGPEAVAEAAEYGAVETLLVLDDRLREERGGRGDWDVDADEVITSVERQGGDVVVFSGEFEPGQRLKNLGGIAALLRYRLE